In Choloepus didactylus isolate mChoDid1 chromosome 18, mChoDid1.pri, whole genome shotgun sequence, the genomic stretch TGAGCTTTTTTGatgtgtagattaatgttttgcatcaaatttaggaagttttttggccattatttctttttgcccctttctctctcttctctcctctgtcATATTATGAGTATGTTAGTatacttgatgatgtcccacaggtctctggggctttgttcatttctctccattcttttttctttttctcagactGTATAATCTCAGTTATCTGTCTTTAAGTTTGCTGATCGTTTCTTCTACTTGCTCAAATCTGCAATGGATCCCCTCAAGTggatttttcacttcagttattgtacttttcaactccacaATTTCTACTTGATTCACTTGTATATAAATCATCTCTCTTTATTGACATTCTCTGTTTGATGAAACATTATTCTCTTACTTTTCTTTAGTTCGTTAGACATGGCTTCCTTCAACTTTtggaacatatttaaaatagctgatttaaagtctttgtctagtaaaaATTACTGATAAATTAATTTTCAGTTCTCTGATTATATCCAACAGACACACATTCTCATCATAAAATATACATTCTCTAGTAAGTTATTTTCATCCATagcatatataaatatgcaaacaCAGGTGGTAAAAATCACTTTGCTACCAAAGTACAAAACAGTAACTGCTGAAAAGCAAAAATACAGATGTTGCGAGTATTAAGAAAAGAGTGACTCACAGTGTTCCACCTCAAAGTGAAACCAAACAATTTATTCGTGCTAAATGAATGGAAATAACGTATTGAGAATATACTTCTTTGTGCACTGCACTGGCTTATACTGGGCAAAATAAACATTTACCAATTCTAATGTGCTACTTTCCTCtacaccccctttttttttctgccaagcAATACAGTATTTTATGGCCATTATGCCAAGATATTCCTATAATGTTCATTTCAAATGGTATTTTCtagtattatttttgcatctttaaaatatttgctcaAACTCTATTTTAGAGAAACACAAATAAAGAACAGAAGGGGAGAATAGCTGTTTTTGTTACAATCACATTGCCTTCTGCATCAGAAGTAAAATAGCACATTCTAATCAGCCATCAGAACCAGTGGTGGGTAGGACAACTCATGTTAGAGGGGACCAGTTCAGCCAGATTAACATTAGGGATAAAGGAAAGAACCACATCTTAATATACAATAATTATCAGTCCCATGTATGTGGAGAAGGTATAGCCACGTAATCCATTACTAGAGTTTCAACATGGACGTTTGATATATACTGAAAATAACCTGTAAAAAGTGTATCTGTAGAAAGCTCTATTCAACAGTATATATGTCTTGGGCACTGATTCATCTAACTTTTCCATTCTACACTGAAAGCTAGATTTTCAAAGGTGTGAACTGTAGTGCTGAATTACTGAATGTTTGGTAAACACCATAGCAATGGAGGGTGGGATAACAGCTCAGTAATTTTCTGCaaattcatgggaaaaaaaatataaaaaaaagataatccctttttattttacaaaCCTAAAAGCCAGGAAAATGAAGCTCTGGGGCCAAGCAAAAATTGCACACTGCTACTGAATTACCAGATAGCAAATGTTCCAGCCAGGGAATGGACGCACATGTAGATTCAAGTAAAACACTGATGGAAAAAGTCGTCTGGTTAGTGTTGTAGACCCACAACACTGGCTGCGTTTCCGACAAACATTTACAACACAAGAAATAGAAGCCTAGATAACCTCAGTGCAAGTAAGTCAAATCCAAATATGCCAGGGAAGGAAGCCTTTGGCGTTGAGTAGACGGCTCCATTTTACGAGTCCCAACTGAAATTTAGACTAAGCACATGCTTTAAGGCTGGGAGGAGGGATGCATCGAATGCTGCACAGGGGCGGGCGGCAAGGTGGCTGCCGAGGGGACGGCGGGCTGCACGGGTGGcgggggtggaggaggaggtggctgGACGGGGGTCTGTGTGTTGGGAGATGGAGGCGGAGTGGGCCGTTTGAATTTGTCAGGACTGTTGCTTCTCCGTGGCGAAGGCCTCGTGATGCCTCCCATATGCTGCACGTGAAGACCCGGGGAATTGTAGTAAGACATTCCGGCTCTAGTCAGTGAAGCTGGTGGTGTGAAACCAACCGTGTGACTTGCATATGACAGACCAGGTGAGATAGGCCTGCTTGAACTCGGAGAAGGTGTATAAGGGATTGGGCTGGACACAGTACGAGGTCGCAAACCTTGTGCAGACATCTCGTTAAAATACCTTTCATCGTCCATTTCTAAGCTGGATTCACTCTCAGACAGCTGTCGACAGAGGGcttctcttctctccatctccctctgcAGCTTCCTCTGCAGCCTCAGGTTCTCTTCCCTCATGTGACGTTCCTCCTCCAGATACTGTGCCATTTTCTCCGAATGCTGTAACTGAGCAGCTCTCAGTTGCTTCTTCAGCCTCTCCACTTCATTCTTTAAAAACCTGATGTGGCGCATCATGTTTTCTGGAGAGTCACTCTCCATAGAGATATCTCTAGGTGATGGTGGGGCCGAGACGGGCTGGTCTAATTTCTCCTGCAGGATTCGCTTTTCAGCTTCAAGTTTATCCATCCTTTTCCAAAGACGATTAACAAGTGCTTCTTGTTCTTGTTCCAATGTATTTTCAAGGTCGATCTTCTCTCGTCTCAACTGCTCTAACGTAAGCTGCTTAGAGATGGTATCGTTCTccagttttttaattttcttcatcagTTTGTTCACCTGAAATTCCTGCTCCTGTTCTAGATGCTGTTCTAGTTCAGCTTTCTCATGCTGCAACTGCATCAATTTTCTGGAGAGCTCATTAGTGAGGAATTCTTCTTCCTTCTCGTAATTTACAGcaagggtttctttctccttctgcaaAGCCTGAATCTTCTTGAATAAAGTGTTACTGATGAATTCTTCTTCCTGCTCAGCCCTGGCTTGGATGGTCACGCTGGCTTTGCGCAGGTCGCGGTTCTCCTCCTGCAGCGCCTTGCACTTGAGTTTGTAGGTCTCCAGCTCGATCTTCAGCACCTTGTTCTCCTGCTGCAGAGAGGCCAGGCGGTTGGTGAGCTCCTCCAGGCGGAACGGCGAGATGACAATACCCCCGGACTTCCCACCGCCGCCGCCTCCCCCGCCGCcactgccgccgccgccgcccgagGTCGACGAGCAGGACGACTGCATGGCGGccgagctgctgctgctgccccccGCCCCGTCCGTGTCGCTTTCGCTGGCGCTGTCCGCCATGGCCGCGGCGGGttgggaaaaggaggaggaggaggagcagggaggcggcagcggcggcggcgaaGGCTGGGCTgccaccaccccatttttaacaccttgcaaggttgacattcatttgttctccctcatgtaaaaacatgtttgtacattttatcacaattattgagcacttgaggtttcattgagttatacagtcccagcctttatcttttctctttcgttctggtgtcccacatgctcctaacctccctctttcaaccatactcacagtcatctttgttcagggtacttacagtgttgtgctaccatcacccaaaattgtgttccacctaagagcctcctcccgaatgcctctttgttgctcagatgtggccctgtctctctagctaagccaacttgaaaggtgaaatcactgccctcccccctacgtgggatcagacacccaggggagtgaatctccctggcaatctggaatatgactcccggggaggaatgtagacctggcatcatgggacggagaacatcttcttgaccaaaagggggatgtgaaaggaaatgaaataagcttcagtggcagagagattccaaaaggagccgagaggtcactctggtgggcactcttatgcacactttagacaaccctttttaggttctaaagaattggggtagctggtggtggatacctgaaactatcaaaccacaacccagaacccatgaatctcgaagacagttgtataaaaatgtagcttatgaggggtgacaatgggattgggaaagccataaggaccacactccactttctctagtttatggatggatgagtagaaaaataggggaaggaaacaaacagacaaaggtacccagtgttcttttttacttcaattgctctttttcactctaattattattcttgttatttttgtgtgtgtgctaatgaaggtgtcagggattgatttgggtgatgaatgtaccactatgtaatggtactgtaaacaatcgaaagtacaatttgttttgtatgactgcgtggtatgtgaatatatctcaataaaatgaagattaaaaaaaaaaattgtgttccaaacctctcactcctgtctttagtatttcctgtagagcaggtatcttgttcacaaactctctcattgtctgtcagataatattttaaactctacctcatttgaaggacagtcttgccggatataggattcttggttggcggtttttatctttccatatcttaaatatatcacaccacttccttcttgcctccatggtttctactgagaaatccacgcacagtcttatcaagcttcctttgtatgtgttgctttcaggttctctctttgtccttgatgtTTGATAttctaagtgtcttggcataggtctattcagatctgttctattaggggtatgctgcatttcttggatctataactttatgtctttcctaagagatgggaaattttccgtgattgtttcctctgttattgcttcttccccttttcccttctcttctccttctgggacacccatgacaatacattcatgtgcttcatgttgtcattcaattccctgagatgttgctcatatttttctattcttttccctatctgttcttttgtgtgtaagatttcaggtatcttgttctccagttcatgagtgctttcttctgcctcttgagatttgctgttgtatgtctccattgtgtttttcatctcctgtattgtgcctttcatttccatagattctaccagttgttttttcaaactttctatttctactttatgCTCACCCACTGTttactttatatccttcatctcttttgccatatcttccctgaactcattgatttggtttttgagttgatttagcatatttctttgaaaattttaattgattgtttcattaaagtgaaacaatatctcaactgtatcttaattgaggtgtaagtttgttcctttgactgggccatatcttcgtttttcctagcataatttgtagttttctgttgtctaggcatctggtttccttggttactccaatcagattttcccagactagaacagTTTGAGGTCTCATAATGGGATTATATTCAGTTTcgagtttccctgagggtgtgtcttagagattgacagactttcctgtgaagcttttagctgctgtgcttttcctaacatgcACAGCcagtgatgcctgtcagcctgtcactcccaactggtataaggaggtgtggcccctttagtttctgttttggctgttttccaccaggctctggggtctgagttctgaagggaaggccggcactagagctgggccccaccaccttcctcttagggaagatacatcccctagggtgttatcttctgcatttgaatagctcctttgtctctctgactctgttatctccacccctgtctgggtcagagcactgcaaactgaaaatggctgaggctctctccactgagccactcagattgagagagagaagaagggaaagaaagccccctttcagagccagtctacaGCCCCCCAGTCTCACCTGCTGGTCAGAGAAAacacttggtcttctgggctccctttcccgggGCACaggtcttttctttctctttaaggtcagtcatctctaaaagcctctgtcagcTTGTTAGGGGGTTgcctatgtttgtagcttgtattcaacagtccatatttgttaattaaaacaccagttggagctgggctgagctatattcgcttgctctgggaatgctgctttctcccacagtgagatcttgcagctcagcctgccttgatgggaggggactcccagcatggttctgcagtttttacttacagattttatgttgtgatctcacccattccacccaatccatgttggtgtacgatgtgtggacagttacagtagtcccccagcagttgttccagattatttactagttgttcctggttgtttgttagttgctccaggggactaactaaattccactcctatctatgccaccatcttgcccctcctctgcactttcttttttaaaattaatttattttttatttttacaaatcctCCCCTGCTTTCCTCCCCCAGTAACCTTTAATCTGCTAtctacaaatttgctatttctattcATCTCTTATAGGTGATATCATAGGGTGTTTGTCCTTATTGTCTTGCTTATTCCACTGAACATAATGTTTTTGCGTTTCTTTCATGTTGCTTCGTGTCTCATAATGTCCTTCTTTCTTATGACCAAATAATAGTtcattgtgtatatgtacccctttttgtttatccattcatttgctgttgacacttgggttgtttatagcttttggctcttgtgaataatgttgttgtaaacattggtatacaagtatctgtttgcagccctattttcactctctttgggatatacctagaagtgggatttctaggtcaaatggtaattctatgtttaactatTTGAGGAAATGCCATATGACTTCCCACAATGGAAAGTGACTGTGCTGTTTTATATTCCCACAACAATGCactgagttccaatttctctatcctctccccaacacttgttatcttcctctttttttttttttattaatagccatccttgtgggtgtgaattggtatctcattgtggttttaatttacatttctctaatggctaatgatgttgaacatattttcatgtgcttattggccatttgtatatcctctgtggagaaatgtgtattcaagtccattgcctatttttaaattgggttgtctttttgttgttgcgtG encodes the following:
- the LOC119513730 gene encoding coiled-coil domain-containing protein 6-like translates to MADSASESDTDGAGGSSSSSAAMQSSCSSTSGGGGGSGGGGGGGGGKSGGIVISPFRLEELTNRLASLQQENKVLKIELETYKLKCKALQEENRDLRKASVTIQARAEQEEEFISNTLFKKIQALQKEKETLAVNYEKEEEFLTNELSRKLMQLQHEKAELEQHLEQEQEFQVNKLMKKIKKLENDTISKQLTLEQLRREKIDLENTLEQEQEALVNRLWKRMDKLEAEKRILQEKLDQPVSAPPSPRDISMESDSPENMMRHIRFLKNEVERLKKQLRAAQLQHSEKMAQYLEEERHMREENLRLQRKLQREMERREALCRQLSESESSLEMDDERYFNEMSAQGLRPRTVSSPIPYTPSPSSSRPISPGLSYASHTVGFTPPASLTRAGMSYYNSPGLHVQHMGGITRPSPRRSNSPDKFKRPTPPPSPNTQTPVQPPPPPPPPPVQPAVPSAATLPPAPVQHSMHPSSQP